In Fluviicola taffensis DSM 16823, the following are encoded in one genomic region:
- a CDS encoding M43 family zinc metalloprotease gives MKKQFYSLLGISLLSISSSFAQKQERVLDKQNMREGEHVEYCTTHKKMAELKKDPKMAALIAQAELEAENQTKSKGDNNTTKATVYKIPIVFHILQNGGNENISREQILDAVAILNRDYRKLNTDANIVQAPFQGMPTDVEIEFELAKKDPNGNCFTGITRTNTALTIAPPDQGWSNPGGLQQVNAVIAGNDVYQGVWSHTKYLNIYVASDIGGAAGYTFNPGMGGSTASPSGMFYNGIFMLHNYTGSIGTSSPTSSRALTHEVGHWLNLSHVWGGTNDPGVSCGSDGVNDTPACIGSTSCVLTANTCNSDNAFWGFDQIDNVENYMDYSYCSKMFTQGQVDRMRNALLSSTSGRNQLITVSNHAATGINSAPTLCKAKFSTPRTTVCAGQSIQYTDESYNVATGWTWTFTGGSPASSSSQNPTITYNTPGTYAVKLVATDGSTSNTSDIAAYITVLPAGSGLPYYESFESSLTLNSPNWSVFNGGGAAWAVTNTAGKTGSNSVKLDNFSQANGQVDELISGAIDLSSITSTTGATLSFKQAFRKKAAANSDLLRIFISKDCGETWDPKKTITSGTMSGGAIATSTWTPTAADWLTVHVTNVTSAYWVSNFRCKFQLTSGGGNNLYIDDINIYAGAPSETPVTAGLEDLGTLESILLFPNPAENEVQISFNSQVGNNEIKFYVTDLTGKRLTQHVINASEGNNLVLIATENLSAGTYLIQMVDGSSQRTLNFVKK, from the coding sequence ATGAAAAAACAATTTTACTCTCTTTTAGGTATCTCCCTACTTTCTATTTCATCTAGCTTTGCACAAAAGCAAGAACGCGTTTTAGATAAACAAAACATGCGTGAAGGTGAACATGTTGAGTATTGTACTACGCATAAAAAAATGGCGGAGTTAAAGAAAGACCCTAAAATGGCTGCTTTGATCGCGCAAGCTGAACTAGAAGCGGAAAACCAAACAAAGTCTAAAGGTGATAACAACACCACAAAAGCAACAGTCTATAAAATTCCAATTGTTTTCCATATCCTACAAAATGGTGGAAATGAAAATATTTCGAGAGAACAAATACTAGACGCTGTTGCAATTTTGAATCGCGATTACAGAAAACTAAATACAGATGCAAATATCGTTCAAGCTCCTTTTCAAGGAATGCCAACAGATGTTGAAATTGAATTTGAATTAGCTAAAAAAGATCCAAATGGGAATTGTTTTACAGGAATTACAAGAACTAATACTGCTTTAACTATTGCCCCTCCTGATCAAGGCTGGAGTAACCCTGGAGGATTACAACAAGTAAATGCAGTAATTGCAGGAAATGATGTTTACCAAGGAGTTTGGTCTCATACAAAGTACTTAAATATTTATGTAGCTTCTGATATTGGAGGTGCAGCAGGTTATACCTTTAATCCTGGAATGGGGGGTTCGACTGCTAGTCCTTCTGGAATGTTTTATAACGGTATTTTCATGCTACATAACTATACGGGTTCAATTGGAACGTCCTCTCCAACCTCTAGTAGAGCCTTGACACATGAAGTTGGACATTGGTTAAATCTTTCTCATGTATGGGGCGGAACAAATGACCCAGGAGTTAGTTGTGGGAGTGATGGTGTCAATGACACACCGGCTTGTATTGGATCCACGTCATGTGTTTTAACAGCTAACACTTGTAATTCAGACAATGCATTTTGGGGATTTGATCAAATCGATAATGTCGAAAATTACATGGATTATTCCTACTGTTCAAAAATGTTCACTCAAGGACAAGTAGACCGTATGAGAAATGCGCTTTTAAGCTCTACTTCAGGCCGTAACCAATTAATTACGGTATCCAATCATGCTGCCACAGGAATTAATAGTGCGCCTACATTATGTAAAGCTAAATTTAGCACACCAAGAACAACTGTTTGTGCTGGACAATCTATACAATATACGGATGAATCCTATAACGTTGCAACAGGTTGGACTTGGACATTTACTGGTGGATCTCCAGCTTCTTCGTCTTCTCAAAACCCAACCATTACATACAATACTCCTGGTACTTATGCCGTAAAGTTGGTAGCAACTGATGGATCAACTAGTAACACTTCCGATATTGCCGCTTACATTACAGTATTACCTGCTGGCTCTGGGCTTCCTTATTACGAAAGTTTTGAAAGTTCTTTGACATTGAACAGTCCAAACTGGAGTGTTTTTAATGGTGGTGGAGCTGCTTGGGCAGTTACAAATACTGCAGGGAAAACAGGTTCTAATTCTGTGAAATTGGATAATTTTAGTCAAGCAAATGGACAAGTAGATGAATTAATCTCTGGAGCTATTGACTTATCAAGCATTACATCTACGACTGGAGCTACACTTTCTTTCAAACAAGCATTCAGAAAGAAAGCTGCTGCAAATAGTGATTTATTACGCATCTTTATTTCAAAAGATTGTGGAGAAACTTGGGACCCTAAAAAAACAATCACTTCTGGAACAATGTCTGGTGGAGCAATAGCAACATCAACTTGGACTCCAACTGCAGCAGACTGGCTTACGGTACATGTGACAAACGTTACTTCTGCATACTGGGTATCTAATTTCCGTTGTAAATTCCAATTGACTTCTGGTGGTGGAAATAACTTATACATTGACGATATAAATATTTATGCTGGGGCTCCATCTGAAACACCTGTGACTGCAGGATTAGAAGATCTTGGAACCTTGGAAAGTATTCTTTTATTCCCGAACCCTGCTGAAAATGAAGTGCAAATCTCATTTAACTCGCAAGTTGGAAACAATGAAATCAAATTCTATGTAACTGATTTAACAGGAAAACGATTAACGCAACATGTAATCAATGCAAGTGAGGGAAATAACTTAGTTCTAATTGCAACTGAAAATCTTTCTGCTGGAACTTATTTGATCCAAATGGTAGATGGAAGTAGCCAAAGAACATTGAATTTCGTGAAAAAATAG